A single Sporosarcina sp. FSL W8-0480 DNA region contains:
- a CDS encoding metal-sensitive transcriptional regulator: MTKDLINDVADGQSEHSCGKRKSHHPESVKTNMIHRLNRIEGQIRGIKGMIEVDTYCDDIITQLSATQSALNSVARILLDGHLKGCVKDRLAEGDDEVLEELSVTISKLMRK; encoded by the coding sequence TTGACTAAGGACTTGATAAATGATGTGGCTGACGGGCAATCCGAACATTCTTGCGGAAAAAGAAAAAGTCATCATCCTGAAAGCGTCAAAACGAATATGATCCACCGATTAAATCGGATCGAGGGTCAAATTCGCGGCATTAAAGGAATGATTGAAGTGGATACTTACTGTGATGATATCATTACACAATTATCGGCTACCCAATCGGCTTTAAATAGTGTTGCCAGAATTTTGTTGGACGGTCATTTGAAAGGCTGTGTCAAAGATCGTCTCGCTGAGGGTGATGATGAAGTTCTTGAAGAACTGAGTGTTACCATCTCGAAATT
- a CDS encoding Lmo0850 family protein produces MATEKVDLKKIISNLAKLGVSATATKSRLEMLKALAPPASDPQIQS; encoded by the coding sequence ATGGCGACAGAAAAAGTTGATTTGAAAAAAATCATCTCCAACTTGGCGAAGTTGGGTGTTTCGGCAACAGCTACGAAATCCCGTTTGGAAATGCTGAAAGCCCTCGCGCCACCTGCAAGTGACCCGCAAATACAGTCATAA
- a CDS encoding IS256 family transposase, with protein MAQLNFNLDMDVLKDSVMNSNIDAVVKSTIVLVLNEYMEMERDEYLNAASYERSADRVDYRNGYYERDFTMSIGKITLKVPRTRQGDFAPSVFERYARCDQALVLSMLEMVVNGVSTRKVTKIVEQLCGKSVSKSFVSSLTAKLDPIVNEWANRPLNTNFYPYLFVDAMYIKVREHNRVVSKAVYIALGVDKEGRREILGLKVDHNESYKSWSSFFQHLISRGLQSPKLVVSDAHEGLKKAIQEDFLGTSWQRCNVHFKRNIVEAFPKKDNQEAISLLKSIFAAEDMDTVRSLKELFFEKYEENPKYQKALKILDEGFEDSIQYMNFPIAHRKSIRSTNGVERLNEEIRRRERVIRIFPNTQSAFRLIGAVLISYVESNKYWNKRLFTAKKS; from the coding sequence ATGGCCCAACTTAATTTTAACCTAGATATGGATGTTTTAAAAGACTCTGTGATGAATTCAAACATTGATGCTGTCGTCAAATCCACAATCGTTTTAGTCCTGAACGAATACATGGAAATGGAACGGGATGAGTACTTGAACGCTGCGTCCTACGAGCGTTCTGCCGACCGTGTAGATTATCGAAACGGATATTATGAGCGTGATTTTACCATGAGTATCGGAAAGATTACTTTGAAGGTTCCCCGTACTCGCCAAGGTGATTTCGCTCCCTCAGTCTTTGAAAGATATGCGCGATGTGACCAAGCCCTTGTTCTATCCATGCTTGAAATGGTTGTGAATGGGGTGTCAACACGAAAAGTCACCAAGATTGTTGAACAGCTTTGCGGTAAGAGTGTGTCAAAATCATTCGTTTCCTCCCTTACAGCGAAACTGGATCCCATTGTCAATGAATGGGCAAATCGTCCTTTGAATACAAACTTTTATCCTTACTTATTTGTGGACGCAATGTACATTAAAGTTAGGGAGCACAACCGTGTAGTCTCTAAAGCCGTCTACATCGCTTTGGGAGTGGACAAGGAAGGTCGTCGGGAAATCTTAGGGTTGAAAGTAGATCATAACGAAAGTTATAAGAGTTGGTCCTCCTTTTTCCAACATCTTATTTCAAGAGGTCTACAATCACCAAAACTGGTTGTTTCCGATGCCCATGAAGGTCTTAAAAAAGCCATTCAAGAGGATTTTTTAGGAACCTCTTGGCAGCGATGCAATGTCCACTTCAAACGCAACATCGTAGAAGCTTTCCCTAAAAAGGACAACCAGGAAGCAATCAGTCTACTAAAAAGCATATTTGCCGCAGAAGATATGGACACCGTGCGAAGTCTGAAAGAGCTGTTCTTTGAAAAGTACGAAGAGAATCCCAAGTACCAAAAAGCATTAAAAATACTTGACGAGGGATTTGAAGACTCAATCCAATACATGAATTTTCCTATCGCCCATCGCAAGTCGATACGAAGCACTAATGGTGTAGAAAGGCTGAATGAAGAGATCCGCAGGCGTGAAAGAGTTATCCGGATCTTCCCGAATACCCAATCCGCTTTTAGGTTGATTGGCGCCGTACTCATCAGTTATGTCGAATCAAATAAATACTGGAATAAACGATTGTTTACAGCTAAAAAGTCGTAA
- a CDS encoding FtsW/RodA/SpoVE family cell cycle protein, translating into MKIDKKPVDRFDWPLAFILLLFGTISIIAIASAQTTGQYSTNFIPSQIQWYVIGSIIIAMTMYLEPEQYKKAAWIIYGGGILLLAILYVLPESLELVHRRNGAKSWFHLPGIGSIQPAEFMKTFFIIGMARTITKHHERYLEKTLQSDFLLLGKIGVVFAIPFLFIMLQPDLGTGLVFIAITVALIIVAGITWKIILPIFAGVATIGLSLLWMALYAQEFLAKFGFKPYHFERIYSWIDPYSYASNEGRHLITSLNAIGSGEVFGKGFKGREVYVAESHTDFIFSVIGEDWGFVGASLVICLYFFLIYHMTKITLELKDPFSTYICAGIIAMITFHVFENIGMTTQLLPITGIPLPFISYGGSSLMGNMLAIGLVFSMKFHHRTYMFSSDDDE; encoded by the coding sequence GTGAAAATAGATAAAAAACCCGTAGATCGTTTCGATTGGCCACTGGCATTCATTCTTCTTCTATTTGGCACGATTAGTATCATTGCCATCGCATCTGCACAGACAACCGGACAATACAGTACAAACTTTATCCCATCCCAAATTCAATGGTATGTCATCGGGTCAATCATTATCGCGATGACAATGTATTTGGAACCGGAACAATACAAGAAAGCAGCTTGGATTATCTATGGCGGCGGAATACTCCTTTTGGCAATCCTCTATGTCCTGCCTGAAAGCTTGGAGCTTGTACACCGTCGAAATGGTGCGAAGAGCTGGTTCCATCTTCCAGGTATCGGTAGCATACAGCCTGCCGAATTCATGAAAACATTCTTCATTATCGGTATGGCCCGCACGATTACTAAGCACCATGAGCGGTATTTGGAAAAAACTTTGCAATCAGATTTCCTGTTACTTGGCAAAATCGGTGTGGTTTTTGCAATTCCGTTCCTCTTCATCATGCTGCAACCCGATTTAGGTACAGGACTCGTGTTTATCGCAATCACGGTTGCATTGATCATCGTTGCAGGCATTACATGGAAGATCATTCTTCCGATTTTTGCCGGAGTCGCCACTATTGGTCTTTCCCTTCTTTGGATGGCATTATACGCCCAGGAATTTTTAGCGAAGTTCGGATTCAAACCTTATCACTTCGAACGGATTTACTCGTGGATTGACCCATACTCCTACGCATCCAATGAAGGACGTCACCTTATTACTTCTTTGAATGCAATTGGTTCGGGAGAAGTTTTTGGCAAGGGATTCAAAGGACGAGAAGTGTATGTCGCAGAAAGTCATACCGATTTCATTTTCAGCGTAATCGGTGAAGATTGGGGATTCGTCGGAGCAAGTCTTGTCATTTGCCTCTACTTCTTCCTGATCTATCATATGACAAAAATTACTCTTGAATTGAAAGATCCATTCTCAACGTACATTTGTGCAGGTATCATCGCAATGATTACATTCCATGTGTTCGAAAATATCGGCATGACGACACAACTGTTGCCGATTACAGGTATCCCGTTGCCGTTCATCAGTTATGGAGGCAGTTCGTTGATGGGTAACATGCTCGCGATTGGACTTGTGTTCAGTATGAAATTCCATCATCGGACGTATATGTTTAGTTCGGATGATGATGAATAA
- a CDS encoding D-alanine--D-alanine ligase yields the protein MKKKLGIVYGGKSAEHEVSLSTARAVTNAIDFEKYEVIPVYITYEGEWRKGEPLLAPVNSIDELRFKREVDKPDCIDDLLNGNEKLDVILPLLHGTNGEDGTVQGLFEVMNIPYAGNGVLASSAGMDKVVMKQLFAHVGLKQVPYVHFIRSEWKKDQARWIEKMESELTFPMFVKPANLGSSVGISKAVDHESLITAVDFALKFDRKIIVEQGVTAREVEVAVLGNDEPKCSVLGEIKPVAAFYDYEAKYQDGNTELLIPAPVTNAVETTLKEMALRAFKVLDCSGLVRADFFVTDQDEVLINEVNTMPGFTPTSMFPLLWQHAGITYPELINQLIELALERHEEKKQIQYTMD from the coding sequence ATGAAAAAGAAATTGGGTATAGTGTACGGTGGGAAATCCGCGGAGCATGAAGTATCCCTATCTACTGCGAGAGCAGTGACAAATGCAATTGACTTTGAAAAATATGAAGTGATACCTGTTTATATAACATATGAAGGCGAATGGAGGAAAGGGGAGCCGCTTCTTGCACCCGTAAATTCCATTGACGAACTGCGTTTTAAAAGGGAAGTAGATAAGCCTGATTGCATTGATGATTTATTAAATGGAAATGAAAAGTTAGATGTCATCCTCCCGCTTTTACATGGTACAAATGGTGAGGATGGAACGGTTCAAGGTCTTTTTGAAGTGATGAACATTCCATACGCTGGGAATGGGGTGCTTGCATCTTCGGCCGGTATGGATAAGGTTGTCATGAAGCAGCTTTTCGCCCATGTCGGATTAAAGCAAGTTCCATATGTCCATTTTATCCGTTCGGAGTGGAAGAAAGACCAAGCGCGATGGATTGAAAAAATGGAAAGTGAATTGACATTCCCGATGTTTGTAAAACCTGCCAATTTAGGGTCGAGTGTCGGGATTAGTAAAGCCGTCGATCATGAAAGCCTAATTACAGCAGTTGATTTTGCTCTGAAGTTCGATCGAAAAATCATCGTAGAGCAAGGGGTTACTGCACGTGAAGTTGAAGTTGCCGTTCTTGGTAACGATGAACCGAAATGTTCGGTCCTTGGGGAGATTAAACCTGTTGCTGCGTTCTATGACTATGAGGCAAAGTACCAGGATGGTAATACGGAATTGCTAATCCCAGCGCCTGTTACGAATGCTGTCGAAACGACATTAAAGGAAATGGCGCTTCGTGCATTCAAAGTCCTTGATTGCTCAGGGCTTGTGCGCGCTGATTTTTTCGTAACGGATCAGGATGAAGTGCTTATTAATGAAGTGAATACAATGCCAGGCTTCACTCCGACAAGTATGTTCCCGTTATTATGGCAACACGCGGGCATCACCTATCCGGAATTGATAAATCAACTTATTGAGCTTGCATTAGAGCGTCACGAAGAAAAGAAACAGATACAATATACAATGGATTGA
- the murF gene encoding UDP-N-acetylmuramoyl-tripeptide--D-alanyl-D-alanine ligase, translated as MKRQLTELAGWLNADGQHMENTIVTGASIDTRTLSKGDLFIPFRGEQVNGHQYVQQAFEKGAAASLWLKDEPGAPADLPLIFVDDSELALQQLAREYRNNLTCKFIGVTGSNGKTSTKDLITSVLSPHYKVRKTEGNFNNQLGLPLTILSLEDDTEIAVLEMGMSGFGEISFLSELAKPHFAVISNIGEAHMQDLGSREGIAKAKFEIIDGLQDDGKLFYDGDEPLLRNLVKSHPAIQTVSFGYSESANLKLVKMESGDGGSNFNVTGIVEGDFTIPVFGAHQVKNSLAAILIANELGMSQEQIASALLNANLTDMRMQPVIVKSGALFINDAYNAAPTSMQAALSFLGETGLRKEKWAVLGDMLELGDNERTYHESIAHQLNKIQLKGILLYGPRMKWLYDELMKTGDDSKIIWSEDNYEPLIRELVANSDKDSIVLLKGSRGMALEKILNGVMEA; from the coding sequence GTGAAAAGACAATTGACTGAACTTGCAGGATGGTTGAACGCCGACGGTCAGCATATGGAAAATACAATCGTTACAGGGGCTTCGATTGACACGCGGACATTGTCGAAAGGTGACTTATTCATCCCGTTCCGTGGCGAACAGGTGAATGGGCACCAATATGTCCAACAAGCATTCGAAAAAGGGGCGGCAGCATCGCTTTGGCTGAAGGATGAACCTGGAGCACCCGCAGATTTGCCGCTTATTTTTGTTGATGATTCAGAGCTTGCACTTCAGCAACTTGCGCGTGAATATCGTAATAATCTTACATGCAAATTTATCGGCGTCACTGGATCGAACGGTAAGACATCGACTAAAGATTTAATCACAAGTGTATTGTCACCACATTATAAAGTCCGTAAAACAGAAGGGAATTTTAATAATCAGCTTGGATTGCCCTTAACAATCTTGTCGCTTGAAGATGATACGGAAATCGCTGTCCTTGAAATGGGGATGAGCGGTTTCGGTGAGATTTCATTCCTCTCAGAATTGGCAAAGCCGCATTTCGCGGTCATTTCAAATATCGGTGAAGCACATATGCAGGACCTTGGATCTCGCGAAGGGATTGCAAAGGCTAAATTTGAAATCATCGATGGTTTGCAGGATGACGGAAAGCTGTTCTATGACGGTGATGAACCGTTATTAAGGAATCTTGTTAAATCACATCCAGCCATCCAAACAGTCTCCTTCGGTTACTCAGAATCTGCAAATCTAAAACTTGTGAAGATGGAATCAGGGGATGGAGGAAGTAATTTTAATGTTACCGGTATAGTGGAAGGTGACTTTACGATTCCTGTTTTCGGTGCCCATCAAGTGAAAAACTCACTTGCTGCAATATTAATTGCCAATGAATTGGGGATGAGCCAAGAGCAGATTGCTTCTGCACTTTTAAATGCGAATCTAACGGATATGAGGATGCAACCTGTCATAGTAAAAAGCGGGGCGTTATTTATCAATGATGCTTACAATGCGGCACCTACATCCATGCAAGCCGCACTTTCATTCTTGGGAGAGACTGGACTCCGAAAAGAAAAATGGGCTGTATTAGGCGATATGTTAGAACTTGGTGATAATGAACGGACTTACCATGAATCGATTGCCCACCAGCTTAACAAAATACAATTGAAGGGGATCCTTTTATATGGACCGCGAATGAAATGGCTTTATGATGAGCTAATGAAAACTGGGGACGATTCAAAAATCATTTGGTCGGAAGACAATTACGAACCACTTATTAGAGAGCTTGTAGCTAATAGCGACAAAGACTCCATCGTTTTACTAAAAGGGTCAAGAGGTATGGCCCTTGAAAAAATACTGAACGGCGTAATGGAAGCGTGA
- a CDS encoding alpha/beta fold hydrolase, producing the protein MKTGVLFLHGFTGGPFEVRPLIDYLKEETDWIFRTPILPGHDFPMDLGKASAEAWMMEAELSLNRLRKEVDRVIVVGFSMGGIIALYLSLRYPIDKLVLLSAAAKYISPKILLEDMAIMLSESVTKNYPPNTFYHLYEYKLRNTPIHSMKEFLRVVKMVEPYYGNITTPVCVVQGKKDGIVPFSTAEHLLHSLGSMQKQLIVSEKGKHHICYSDDHHEWFPQVYEFMRKKQGEF; encoded by the coding sequence GTGAAAACGGGCGTTTTGTTTCTTCACGGGTTTACCGGCGGTCCATTTGAAGTCCGTCCTCTCATCGACTATTTGAAAGAGGAGACGGACTGGATCTTTAGGACACCAATCCTGCCTGGGCATGATTTCCCGATGGATTTGGGCAAAGCATCTGCAGAAGCTTGGATGATGGAGGCTGAGCTGAGCCTGAATCGATTGAGGAAAGAGGTTGACCGGGTAATCGTAGTCGGATTTTCAATGGGCGGGATCATTGCCTTATATTTAAGCTTGCGCTATCCGATTGATAAGCTAGTATTACTAAGTGCCGCGGCCAAGTACATTAGTCCAAAAATACTTCTTGAGGACATGGCGATTATGCTGTCGGAATCAGTGACGAAAAACTATCCACCGAATACGTTTTATCATTTGTATGAGTATAAATTACGAAACACCCCTATACACTCGATGAAAGAGTTTTTACGCGTCGTTAAAATGGTGGAGCCGTATTACGGTAACATCACTACACCCGTTTGTGTAGTTCAAGGGAAAAAGGATGGCATCGTTCCATTTTCGACTGCAGAACATTTGCTGCATTCCCTTGGCTCCATGCAGAAGCAATTGATTGTTTCGGAAAAGGGGAAGCATCATATTTGTTATAGCGATGACCACCATGAATGGTTTCCGCAAGTTTATGAATTTATGCGAAAAAAACAAGGCGAATTCTGA
- a CDS encoding DEAD/DEAH box helicase, with amino-acid sequence MTKFSELNISESTQNALLRMGFEEATPIQEGTITYGMEGRDVIGQAQTGTGKTAAFGIPIIEKIDVNNPSVQALVIAPTRELAIQVSEEIYKIGYGKRVRVLTVYGGQEIGRQIRALRNNPQIVVGTPGRILDHINRRTLKLNNVQTLVLDEADEMLNMGFIEDINTILAAVPAERQTLLFSATMPPAIRKIAETFMKEPEIVKIKSKEMTVENIDQFFVKAQEREKFDVLSRLLNVHQPELAIIFGRTKRRVDELSHALSIRGYLAEGIHGDLTQAKRMSVLRQFKENKIDILVATDVAARGLDISGVSHVYNFDIPQDPESYVHRIGRTGRAGKSGVAVTFVTPREMGYLRVVEETTKKRMTPLQPPTEDEALTGQQRLAMEQLEEIIAKNELNDYLPLASELLEKHDVKTIVAAAIRSLTKEPDDTPVKITEERPLPSRKTQSRDRGGYKGSRGGGRSFGGGRGYGGGGGSRRSSRDRDGRRDRSRGKSER; translated from the coding sequence TTGACGAAATTTTCAGAACTTAATATCAGCGAATCCACACAAAATGCATTGCTGCGCATGGGATTTGAAGAAGCAACACCGATTCAAGAAGGCACGATCACATACGGCATGGAAGGCCGTGATGTAATCGGTCAAGCGCAGACAGGTACAGGTAAAACAGCTGCATTCGGGATTCCGATCATCGAAAAAATCGATGTGAACAACCCATCAGTGCAAGCCCTTGTTATCGCACCGACACGTGAATTGGCAATCCAAGTATCCGAAGAAATCTATAAAATCGGTTACGGAAAGCGCGTGCGTGTATTGACTGTGTACGGCGGCCAAGAAATCGGACGACAAATTCGAGCTTTACGCAACAACCCACAAATTGTTGTCGGAACTCCGGGAAGAATTCTTGACCATATCAACCGTAGAACATTGAAATTAAACAATGTACAGACGCTTGTTCTTGACGAAGCAGATGAAATGTTGAACATGGGCTTCATCGAAGACATCAACACAATTTTGGCGGCTGTACCAGCAGAACGCCAAACACTTCTGTTTTCTGCAACAATGCCTCCTGCAATCCGTAAGATTGCGGAAACATTCATGAAAGAGCCGGAAATTGTGAAGATTAAATCGAAGGAAATGACAGTCGAAAACATCGACCAGTTCTTCGTAAAAGCGCAAGAAAGAGAAAAGTTTGATGTCCTTTCACGTTTATTGAACGTTCACCAACCTGAACTTGCAATCATCTTCGGACGTACGAAGCGCCGCGTTGATGAGCTTTCTCACGCATTAAGCATCCGCGGATACCTTGCTGAAGGAATTCACGGTGACTTGACGCAAGCGAAGCGTATGTCAGTTCTTCGCCAATTCAAGGAAAATAAAATTGATATCCTTGTTGCAACAGACGTTGCAGCACGTGGATTGGATATTTCAGGTGTATCGCATGTTTACAACTTCGATATTCCACAAGACCCTGAAAGCTATGTACACCGTATCGGACGTACTGGACGTGCAGGGAAAAGCGGTGTCGCAGTTACATTCGTAACTCCACGTGAAATGGGCTATCTCCGTGTAGTTGAAGAAACAACTAAGAAGAGGATGACTCCGTTACAACCACCGACAGAGGACGAAGCATTGACTGGCCAACAACGCCTTGCAATGGAACAGTTGGAAGAAATCATTGCTAAAAACGAGTTGAACGATTATTTACCTCTTGCATCTGAACTTCTTGAGAAGCATGATGTGAAGACAATCGTTGCAGCTGCAATTAGATCGTTAACAAAAGAACCTGATGACACACCGGTGAAAATCACGGAAGAGCGTCCATTGCCTTCTCGCAAAACGCAATCCCGTGACCGTGGCGGCTACAAAGGCAGCCGTGGCGGCGGACGTTCATTCGGGGGCGGACGTGGATATGGTGGCGGAGGCGGATCTCGCCGTAGTAGCCGTGATCGCGATGGCCGTAGAGATCGTTCAAGAGGCAAATCAGAAAGATAA
- a CDS encoding PH domain-containing protein: protein MRLQPANRISKKGLKVWRLYGLIQTIILALLAIGGGVLTYFLEGPWWIYAVEIVLLLIIGYLLIILFPKVRWMRWRYEVRDSEIELQHGIFIVKRTLIPMVRVQHVDTSQGPILRKYGLAEISISTAATVHTIPALIMAEADELRGRISVLARVAEDDV, encoded by the coding sequence ATGAGATTACAACCTGCAAATCGAATCTCTAAAAAAGGTTTGAAAGTGTGGAGATTGTATGGATTGATTCAAACGATTATCCTTGCGCTGTTAGCAATTGGCGGTGGAGTGCTTACCTATTTTTTAGAAGGGCCTTGGTGGATTTACGCTGTTGAAATCGTTCTTCTCTTGATCATCGGGTATTTACTGATTATTTTATTCCCGAAAGTCCGATGGATGCGGTGGCGTTATGAGGTAAGGGATTCTGAAATCGAATTGCAACACGGGATATTCATCGTAAAAAGAACGTTAATCCCGATGGTGCGAGTCCAGCATGTCGATACATCACAAGGACCGATTCTAAGGAAATATGGGCTTGCGGAAATCTCAATTTCCACAGCCGCTACAGTTCATACAATCCCTGCATTGATAATGGCGGAAGCGGATGAACTACGTGGCAGGATTTCGGTGCTTGCAAGGGTGGCGGAAGATGATGTCTGA
- a CDS encoding PH domain-containing protein → MSEQQRYKLHWITAIIEMLKTMKEAILPLVVLVFANGWKSGGTGPWYLEYLSFIIFGVLIVSLFVSGIIQWKRFEYWFEDDELRIESGLFVKKKRYIPFDRIQSLDYTEGIFHRPFGLVKVKVETAGGSSMKKAEGELTAITKAAADRIKIELEEAKRRKKVKPIVEGEDNLLADESWESPVEETVSVRKIFSMSTKDLLVLATTSGGIGVILSGVGIFMSQFADLIPFEWMYEEISAFIKFGVLIVAIAVFLGLLGIWILSVGMTFLSHYKFTVSLEEEDIIITRGLLEKKRVTVPLKRIQSVVLVENPFRKVFGYASVKIHSAGGGVGESSRINLFPLVKRREVETYLSQIFPELHLKEPAKKLTAKGRPYYYRIDFLWMLPVIGALIYFFFPYGLFSLAIIPVIIAYGLWQHRSAAFEIFDNQLIMRFRAFSLQTAYTMKKRVQSMEMKQSYFHRRKGVATILANVKSGMGRYQATVQHMDVEDAEMILNWYEKGKNTSEAIVDKETNQN, encoded by the coding sequence ATGTCTGAACAACAACGTTATAAATTACACTGGATAACTGCTATCATCGAAATGTTAAAAACGATGAAAGAGGCAATACTTCCGCTTGTTGTCCTTGTATTTGCAAATGGCTGGAAAAGCGGCGGTACGGGGCCATGGTATTTAGAGTATTTATCATTTATCATCTTCGGAGTATTAATTGTCAGTTTATTCGTAAGTGGAATCATCCAATGGAAACGGTTTGAGTATTGGTTTGAAGATGACGAGCTTCGTATTGAATCTGGCTTATTCGTCAAAAAGAAACGCTATATTCCTTTTGATAGAATTCAAAGCCTTGACTATACAGAAGGAATTTTCCATAGACCTTTCGGGCTTGTCAAAGTGAAGGTGGAAACAGCAGGTGGCTCCTCGATGAAAAAGGCGGAAGGTGAATTGACCGCCATAACTAAGGCAGCCGCTGATCGGATAAAAATCGAGCTTGAAGAGGCGAAAAGACGGAAAAAGGTAAAACCTATTGTTGAAGGGGAAGATAATCTTCTTGCCGATGAAAGTTGGGAAAGTCCTGTTGAAGAGACGGTTTCAGTGCGGAAAATCTTTTCGATGTCGACAAAAGACTTATTGGTCCTCGCAACGACATCGGGTGGTATTGGGGTCATTTTATCCGGGGTTGGTATCTTTATGTCGCAGTTCGCGGACCTAATCCCATTTGAATGGATGTATGAGGAGATTTCAGCATTTATCAAATTTGGTGTTTTAATCGTCGCGATTGCTGTGTTTCTTGGACTGTTGGGTATTTGGATTTTATCTGTCGGGATGACATTCCTATCCCATTATAAGTTCACAGTTTCCTTGGAAGAGGAAGATATTATCATTACAAGAGGGTTACTTGAGAAGAAAAGAGTGACCGTCCCGTTGAAACGGATCCAGAGCGTAGTTTTAGTCGAAAATCCATTCCGGAAAGTTTTCGGCTATGCCTCAGTGAAAATCCATAGTGCGGGTGGGGGAGTTGGAGAAAGCTCAAGGATTAACCTATTTCCACTTGTCAAAAGAAGAGAAGTGGAAACGTATTTAAGCCAAATCTTCCCTGAATTACACCTAAAAGAACCTGCAAAAAAGCTGACAGCAAAAGGACGTCCCTATTATTACCGAATTGATTTCCTATGGATGTTGCCGGTTATCGGGGCATTGATTTATTTCTTTTTCCCTTATGGACTGTTTTCACTCGCTATTATCCCTGTCATCATAGCGTACGGCCTCTGGCAACATCGTTCCGCAGCTTTTGAAATTTTCGACAATCAACTCATCATGCGTTTCAGGGCGTTTAGCCTTCAGACTGCCTACACGATGAAAAAAAGAGTCCAATCAATGGAGATGAAACAAAGCTATTTCCATCGACGCAAAGGAGTCGCTACCATCTTAGCCAACGTAAAATCCGGCATGGGCAGATACCAAGCCACCGTCCAACACATGGACGTAGAAGACGCCGAAATGATCCTGAACTGGTATGAAAAGGGCAAGAATACATCTGAAGCAATAGTGGATAAAGAAACTAATCAAAACTAA
- a CDS encoding rhomboid family intramembrane serine protease — protein MFIRTESFSQYIRLYPFVTALLAINIIVYIVTGLPIQASRELYYSGVGINYLISDGEWWRLITPMFLHLGLMHLLFNMFSLFIFGPELERVAGKARFLTIYLLAGLFANIASFFLGGWDFSHVGASGAIFGIFGAFGALVYYTKKAFPQLRQIILPIIIISVIMTFLQPGVNVIGHIAGLIVGFIIGLSYFHPKRIISWR, from the coding sequence ATGTTTATTAGAACAGAGAGTTTCTCCCAATATATTCGTTTATATCCATTTGTAACCGCATTGTTAGCGATAAACATTATTGTTTATATCGTAACAGGTTTGCCGATTCAGGCGAGTCGGGAGTTGTATTATTCAGGAGTAGGGATCAATTATTTGATTTCGGATGGTGAATGGTGGCGATTGATCACGCCGATGTTTTTACATCTGGGTCTTATGCATCTTCTTTTCAATATGTTTTCGTTGTTCATCTTTGGTCCTGAGCTTGAACGGGTTGCAGGGAAGGCGAGATTTTTGACGATTTATCTTTTAGCTGGGCTTTTTGCAAATATCGCCTCGTTCTTTCTTGGTGGATGGGATTTTTCGCATGTAGGGGCGAGCGGTGCGATTTTTGGTATTTTCGGTGCGTTTGGAGCGCTTGTGTATTATACGAAGAAGGCGTTTCCTCAGTTGCGCCAGATTATTTTACCGATTATTATTATTAGCGTTATCATGACGTTTCTTCAGCCCGGTGTCAATGTTATTGGGCATATTGCGGGTTTGATTGTTGGGTTTATTATCGGGTTGAGTTATTTTCATCCGAAAAGGATTATTAGTTGGCGATAA
- the acpS gene encoding holo-ACP synthase, translated as MIEGIGLDIVELDRIARLNATSDKFRLRILSSREQEVYEALPTSSSRRTEFLAGRFAAKEAFAKAKGTGIGKDCRFEQIEILPASSGKPVLHFKDVEVTGFVSITHTQTVAAAQVILLKD; from the coding sequence ATGATAGAAGGAATCGGTTTAGATATCGTTGAATTGGATCGAATCGCCCGTTTAAATGCGACATCGGATAAATTCCGCTTACGAATTCTATCCAGTCGAGAACAAGAAGTGTATGAGGCATTGCCAACGTCGTCCAGTCGCCGGACTGAATTCTTGGCAGGGAGATTTGCAGCAAAGGAAGCATTCGCCAAGGCAAAAGGAACCGGGATTGGGAAGGATTGCCGATTTGAACAAATTGAAATTTTACCTGCTTCTTCCGGAAAACCTGTTTTACACTTCAAAGATGTTGAAGTAACGGGATTCGTATCAATAACACATACGCAAACAGTAGCAGCTGCACAAGTAATTTTATTGAAAGACTAA